A single region of the Methyloceanibacter stevinii genome encodes:
- a CDS encoding DUF935 domain-containing protein encodes MAERTPTLVDQWGRPIERAVLKEEIAGPSLTGVRSHLTGYPTDGLDPVRLASILREADQGDPLRYLELAEQVEEKDPHYVGVLGTRKRSVAQIEIGVDAAGDDQASIDHADMVREWLKRDELQDELFHILDAVGKGFSATEIIWDTSAGQWRPERLEWRDPRWFSFSRADGRTPLLRDNEGDKPLPPFKFIVATITAKSGLPIRSGLARLVAWAWMFKAYTQRDWSIFTQTFGQPVRVGKFDANATPKDKDTLYRAVASIAGDCAAIIPASMEIDFIESKNVGQGAQLYKERCDWLDQQVSKAVLGQTATTDAIAGGHAVGQEHRQVQEDIERADARALSAILNRDLVRPWIDLEFGPQKAYPRLVIARPDEEDLSMAADTLQKLVPLGFRVSMQEVRDKFGWSEPNEGDEVLTAPAAQQPLAPAGEPALATQSARTAPKLDDALAALRVSGTPPVDAMLERIAGIVADAADLDAIERELARLDLPSEDLQEAMQKALALAELIGRKDLAGANG; translated from the coding sequence ATGGCAGAGCGGACACCGACACTCGTGGACCAGTGGGGGCGCCCTATCGAACGGGCCGTGCTCAAAGAAGAGATTGCCGGCCCGTCATTGACCGGCGTGCGCTCGCATCTAACCGGCTACCCCACGGACGGGCTGGACCCCGTCCGGCTTGCATCCATCCTGCGCGAGGCGGACCAGGGCGACCCGCTGCGCTATTTGGAGCTGGCGGAACAGGTCGAAGAGAAGGACCCGCACTATGTGGGCGTGCTCGGCACGCGCAAGCGGTCTGTTGCGCAAATTGAGATCGGCGTGGACGCGGCCGGCGACGACCAGGCGTCGATCGACCACGCGGACATGGTGCGGGAATGGCTGAAGCGCGACGAGCTGCAAGACGAGCTGTTCCATATTCTCGACGCGGTCGGCAAGGGCTTCAGCGCGACGGAGATCATTTGGGACACGAGCGCTGGCCAATGGCGTCCCGAACGGCTGGAGTGGCGCGACCCGCGCTGGTTCAGTTTCAGCCGCGCGGACGGCCGCACGCCGTTGCTGCGCGACAACGAGGGTGACAAGCCGCTGCCGCCGTTCAAATTCATCGTGGCAACGATCACGGCAAAGAGCGGCCTGCCGATCCGCTCGGGCCTGGCGCGGCTCGTCGCGTGGGCGTGGATGTTCAAAGCCTATACGCAGCGCGACTGGTCGATCTTCACGCAGACCTTCGGTCAGCCCGTGCGGGTCGGCAAGTTCGATGCGAACGCCACCCCGAAGGACAAGGACACGCTCTACCGCGCCGTAGCGAGTATTGCGGGCGACTGCGCGGCGATCATCCCGGCGTCCATGGAGATCGACTTCATCGAGTCCAAGAACGTTGGCCAGGGCGCGCAGCTCTACAAGGAACGGTGCGACTGGCTGGACCAGCAAGTATCGAAGGCGGTGCTGGGCCAGACGGCCACGACAGATGCGATCGCGGGCGGTCACGCCGTGGGCCAGGAACACCGGCAGGTGCAAGAGGACATCGAGCGCGCCGACGCACGCGCGCTGTCGGCCATTCTGAACCGCGACCTGGTGCGGCCGTGGATCGATCTGGAATTCGGGCCGCAGAAAGCCTACCCGCGCCTGGTCATCGCGCGGCCCGACGAAGAAGACCTGAGCATGGCGGCGGACACGCTACAGAAGCTCGTGCCGCTCGGTTTCCGCGTCTCGATGCAGGAGGTGCGCGACAAGTTCGGCTGGTCGGAACCGAACGAAGGCGACGAAGTCCTGACCGCGCCAGCCGCGCAACAGCCGCTTGCGCCGGCCGGCGAACCGGCGCTGGCAACGCAGAGCGCGCGAACCGCGCCTAAGCTGGACGACGCGCTGGCCGCACTACGCGTCAGCGGCACGCCGCCGGTGGATGCGATGCTGGAACGCATAGCGGGGATCGTCGCGGACGCGGCCGACCTTGACGCGATCGAGCGCGAACTGGCGCGGCTCGACCTGCCGTCTGAGGATCTGCAGGAGGCCATGCAAAAGGCGCTTGCGCTCGCGGAACTGATCGGCCGCAAGGACCTCGCAGGCGCCAATGGCTGA
- a CDS encoding terminase large subunit domain-containing protein: MTGLETTRIADADAGPITEEEWAAHRRDMLQSLPPQLEGKDLPAILLPYQRERVQAVDDYDVVVDEKSRRIGATWGMGAAAVLRAGAQRSAGGMDVLYLAYNLDMTRESSRLRHVARAFMHVAAEVEEFLFEDKDEDGADRFIKAFRITFASGFEIKALSSAPRTLRGRQGLVILDEFAFHDNAAQLLKAAFAFLIWGGKVLVISTHNGADNPFAQLIEEVRSGKRPGKVVRTTFDEAIEQGLYKRICLVRGIEWTPEGEAKWRASIRANYRSDAAEELDCVPAQGSGVYLSSALIETCMTADAKVLRLTFADDFTLKPDAYRTDYVDDWLEENVAPELKRLDERLRHSYGFDFGRTGHLSVYLPLAEGRDLVLRAPFMIELRKVPFRQQEQLCKYVTKRLPRFANGKHDARGNGQYVAERMQQEFGATRIEAVMLSNAWYLENSPKLKTRFEERTIELPRDADVKADFRALKMVRGIAKVPDTAETDGADGGKRHGDSAIAGMLAVAAAEADVIEYGYRAVPSDRGGSGARPGGFDRPNHDDDDRPNRGWWRSPLGAMIRGRV; this comes from the coding sequence ATGACGGGCCTCGAAACCACACGCATCGCCGACGCAGACGCAGGCCCCATCACCGAAGAGGAATGGGCCGCGCACCGGCGCGACATGCTGCAGAGCTTGCCGCCGCAGCTCGAAGGCAAAGACCTGCCGGCGATCCTGTTGCCCTACCAGCGGGAGCGGGTTCAAGCCGTCGACGACTACGATGTCGTCGTGGACGAGAAGTCGCGCCGGATCGGCGCCACGTGGGGCATGGGTGCTGCAGCGGTCTTGAGAGCGGGTGCGCAGCGATCGGCGGGCGGCATGGATGTGCTCTATCTCGCCTACAATCTCGATATGACGCGGGAGTCATCGCGCCTGCGCCATGTGGCCAGGGCGTTCATGCACGTTGCCGCCGAGGTCGAGGAATTCCTGTTCGAGGATAAGGACGAGGACGGAGCGGATCGCTTCATCAAGGCGTTCCGCATCACCTTTGCGTCTGGCTTCGAGATCAAGGCGCTGTCGTCGGCGCCGCGCACCCTTCGCGGCCGACAGGGCCTCGTGATCCTCGACGAGTTCGCCTTCCACGACAACGCGGCGCAGCTGCTGAAGGCAGCCTTCGCGTTCCTGATCTGGGGCGGCAAGGTGTTGGTCATTTCGACCCACAACGGCGCGGACAATCCGTTCGCGCAGCTCATCGAAGAAGTCCGGTCCGGGAAGCGGCCGGGGAAGGTCGTTCGAACGACGTTCGACGAAGCCATTGAGCAAGGGCTGTACAAGCGCATCTGCCTCGTGCGGGGGATCGAATGGACGCCGGAAGGCGAAGCGAAGTGGCGCGCGAGCATACGGGCCAACTACAGGTCCGACGCGGCCGAAGAGCTGGACTGCGTTCCCGCTCAAGGCAGCGGGGTCTACCTGTCCAGTGCGCTCATCGAAACGTGCATGACGGCGGACGCCAAGGTCTTGCGGCTGACCTTTGCCGATGACTTCACGTTGAAGCCCGACGCGTACCGCACGGACTACGTGGACGATTGGCTGGAAGAGAATGTCGCGCCGGAGCTGAAGCGGCTCGACGAACGCTTGCGGCACTCCTACGGGTTCGACTTCGGACGCACCGGCCATCTGTCCGTGTATCTCCCCTTGGCGGAAGGCCGTGACCTCGTCTTGCGTGCGCCCTTCATGATCGAACTGCGGAAGGTTCCCTTCAGGCAACAGGAACAACTCTGCAAGTACGTGACGAAACGGCTGCCCCGCTTCGCCAATGGCAAGCACGACGCGCGCGGCAATGGCCAGTACGTCGCCGAACGCATGCAGCAAGAGTTCGGCGCAACGCGGATCGAAGCCGTGATGCTCTCCAACGCCTGGTATCTCGAAAACTCGCCCAAGCTGAAGACGCGCTTCGAAGAGCGCACCATCGAACTACCGAGGGACGCGGACGTGAAGGCAGACTTCCGCGCCCTGAAAATGGTGCGCGGGATCGCTAAGGTGCCGGACACTGCGGAGACGGACGGTGCTGACGGCGGCAAGCGGCACGGCGACTCGGCCATCGCCGGTATGTTGGCAGTGGCCGCGGCCGAAGCCGACGTGATCGAATACGGCTATCGCGCCGTGCCGAGCGACCGAGGGGGTAGCGGCGCGCGGCCGGGCGGCTTCGACCGTCCGAACCATGACGATGACGACAGGCCGAACCGGGGCTGGTGGAGATCCCCGCTCGGCGCAATGATCCGGGGGCGTGTGTGA